Proteins from a genomic interval of Microbacterium phyllosphaerae:
- a CDS encoding alpha/beta fold hydrolase has product MTDTREFTDADGIAIVYDVHEAEGDARGVVQLLHGVGEHAGRYGALIAALTGAGFHVYADDHRGHGRTGIRQHGGPAKLGRLGKGGLMAAKDAVWQLTGIIKDEHPDLPLVLLGHSWGSFLAQMLVNDHPEAWDAVILSGSALRMPGSLNAAPLNARWAGPEATGLEWLSRDPAVWKAFDEDPLTTDVPLLKLFGPIEAAKLYGRPRKDLGRDIPMLLLVGRDDSVGGPRSVHKLADEYRTRSGLTDITTLVYPDARHEIFAELQQDEVRADVLSWLDTHIPAR; this is encoded by the coding sequence GTGACGGATACGCGTGAGTTCACGGATGCTGACGGCATCGCCATCGTCTACGACGTCCACGAGGCGGAGGGTGATGCGCGGGGAGTCGTGCAGCTGCTGCACGGTGTCGGCGAGCATGCCGGTCGCTACGGGGCGCTGATCGCCGCGCTCACCGGGGCCGGGTTCCACGTCTACGCCGACGACCACCGCGGCCACGGTCGCACCGGCATCCGCCAGCACGGTGGCCCGGCGAAGCTGGGTCGACTCGGCAAGGGCGGTCTGATGGCCGCCAAGGATGCGGTCTGGCAGCTCACCGGAATCATCAAGGACGAGCATCCCGATCTTCCGCTCGTGCTGCTGGGGCACTCGTGGGGCTCTTTCCTCGCGCAGATGCTCGTGAACGACCACCCCGAGGCCTGGGACGCCGTGATCCTCTCGGGCTCGGCGCTGCGGATGCCCGGATCGCTGAACGCCGCGCCGCTGAACGCCCGCTGGGCGGGGCCCGAGGCGACGGGTCTCGAGTGGCTCAGCCGCGACCCCGCCGTGTGGAAGGCGTTCGACGAGGACCCGCTCACCACTGACGTGCCGCTGCTCAAACTCTTCGGACCGATCGAGGCCGCCAAGCTCTACGGTCGTCCCCGCAAGGACCTCGGCCGCGACATCCCGATGCTGCTGCTCGTCGGCCGCGACGACTCCGTCGGCGGACCCCGCAGCGTGCACAAGCTCGCCGACGAGTACCGCACGCGCTCGGGCCTCACCGACATCACGACGCTCGTCTATCCGGACGCCCGCCACGAGATCTTCGCCGAGCTGCAGCAGGACGAGGTTCGCGCCGACGTGCTGTCGTGGCTCGACACGCACATCCCCGCTCGCTGA
- a CDS encoding copper homeostasis protein CutC: MTRALAIEIAVQDPTGVRIAGTVGAARVELAQALALGGLTPSPATLDLSIDAARAVGVEVHVLVRPRAGGFVYSADEIAVAEADVRRAIEAGAHGVVIGALDDEGQLDIPAMRRLRDAAGGASVTLHRAIDVTADPVATLVAARSLGLRRVLTSGGASTAIEGVETLRALVAEAAGEIEIMAGSGVDASSAAALAATGVDALHFSAKRPVREDGGVRMGSASDGVGGYEVTDLEIAQGVIAALGA, from the coding sequence ATGACCCGCGCCCTCGCCATCGAAATCGCCGTCCAGGACCCGACCGGAGTACGCATCGCCGGGACGGTCGGTGCCGCGCGCGTCGAACTCGCTCAGGCTCTCGCTCTCGGCGGCCTCACTCCGTCGCCGGCGACTCTGGATCTGTCGATCGACGCGGCACGGGCCGTGGGGGTGGAGGTGCACGTGCTCGTCCGGCCCCGGGCCGGCGGCTTCGTCTACTCCGCCGATGAGATCGCCGTCGCGGAGGCCGATGTCCGTCGCGCGATCGAGGCGGGTGCCCACGGCGTCGTGATCGGCGCCCTCGATGATGAAGGGCAGCTCGACATCCCCGCCATGCGTCGGCTCCGCGATGCCGCGGGCGGAGCATCCGTCACCCTCCACCGTGCGATCGACGTGACCGCTGACCCTGTCGCCACCCTCGTCGCCGCACGCTCGCTCGGCCTCCGCCGCGTGCTCACCTCCGGTGGCGCGTCCACCGCGATCGAGGGGGTCGAGACCCTCCGCGCGCTGGTCGCAGAAGCCGCGGGAGAGATCGAGATCATGGCAGGCAGTGGAGTGGATGCCTCCAGCGCCGCCGCGCTCGCCGCCACCGGCGTGGACGCCCTGCACTTCTCTGCCAAGCGCCCGGTGCGCGAAGACGGCGGGGTGCGCATGGGCTCGGCATCCGATGGCGTGGGCGGCTACGAGGTCACCGACCTCGAGATCGCCCAGGGAGTCATCGCCGCGCTCGGCGCCTGA
- a CDS encoding MarR family winged helix-turn-helix transcriptional regulator: protein MSASDEALHLTATDLRMATFRLARRLRCARAVDAMSDAQLAVLATLRMHGRRTITALAERERVTAPSMTSMINGLEEQGYVLRTPDAEDRRRVQVDITDAGTEIVAQTIARRDELLAEMLGELDFTEEELATLREASALMRKVVDR from the coding sequence ATGTCTGCGTCTGATGAAGCCCTCCACCTCACCGCGACAGACCTGCGCATGGCGACGTTCCGACTCGCACGGCGCCTGCGATGCGCCCGAGCCGTCGACGCGATGAGCGATGCGCAGCTCGCGGTGCTCGCCACCCTGCGCATGCACGGGCGCCGCACGATCACCGCCCTTGCCGAGCGCGAACGGGTCACCGCCCCGTCGATGACGAGCATGATCAACGGGCTCGAAGAGCAGGGCTACGTTCTCCGCACTCCGGATGCCGAAGACCGGCGACGTGTGCAGGTCGACATCACCGACGCGGGCACCGAGATCGTGGCGCAGACCATCGCGCGCCGCGACGAGCTGCTGGCCGAGATGCTCGGCGAACTCGACTTCACCGAGGAAGAGCTCGCGACTCTGAGAGAAGCCAGCGCCCTGATGCGAAAGGTGGTCGATCGATGA